From the genome of Candidatus Thermoplasmatota archaeon:
CCCTGTCCCGAAGGTGTGACGTAGATGTCGAAGATCAGGCCAGTATCCCCTTCGAGCCGGGTGATGACGAATCCCCCTTGGATCAGGTGGATTGAGTAGTTCCTGTCTGTTCTGAACCTTCGCAGGCGGAACATGGACTGCATTGTTGATTCGTCGTAATACTCGGAGAACAACTTGACGGCCTGCGAGCGGTTCCTGCTCGATAATGCCTCGCACCTGTGTTCGTAAGCAACAGGCCGCTCGAGCACCATCCGCCACATGGTG
Proteins encoded in this window:
- a CDS encoding GNAT family N-acetyltransferase, with the protein product TMWRMVLERPVAYEHRCEALSSRNRSQAVKLFSEYYDESTMQSMFRLRRFRTDRNYSIHLIQGGFVITRLEGDTGLIFDIYVTPSGQGEGLGTELMRCALTDLTGKVSSCYLHTSYPRAKRLYEKFGFRAVYSQLGIRLDELALEPPGAK